A section of the Methanococcus vannielii SB genome encodes:
- a CDS encoding RNA-binding domain-containing protein — MVNNVTISTIQNATEDEEKVLDTLSFFLPEIINETDIIAETVETEGNFGNPIEIHTITVEGKKARLVFEYVIDLLKTDERNINKIKDDLDLRIEKNKLYLRFDKQKACLGECKLLDGDDTVRIVVNFKIFTPSGKEEKVRQEVLKRLENRGVF; from the coding sequence ATGGTAAATAATGTAACAATATCTACGATTCAAAATGCGACAGAAGATGAAGAAAAGGTTTTAGATACTTTATCCTTTTTTTTACCCGAAATAATTAATGAAACTGATATTATTGCGGAAACAGTAGAAACAGAGGGCAATTTTGGAAATCCTATTGAAATACACACTATAACTGTTGAAGGAAAAAAAGCAAGACTTGTTTTTGAATACGTAATTGACCTTTTAAAAACTGATGAAAGAAATATTAATAAAATAAAAGATGACTTGGATTTAAGGATAGAAAAAAATAAACTTTATTTAAGATTCGATAAACAAAAAGCGTGTTTAGGTGAATGTAAGCTATTAGATGGCGATGACACGGTTAGAATAGTTGTAAATTTCAAAATTTTTACGCCTTCTGGAAAAGAAGAAAAAGTAAGGCAGGAAGTTTTAAAAAGACTTGAAAATAGGGGTGTATTTTAA